In one window of Henckelia pumila isolate YLH828 chromosome 1, ASM3356847v2, whole genome shotgun sequence DNA:
- the LOC140861619 gene encoding protein RALF-like 24, with amino-acid sequence MPDTPPFRSLFLVMLFFSQIQLKTCSGASILELNPVKTGELDAIVKRVRAEKVGECSEAELKMESESSRRILLMQKRYISYDTLKKDLVPCEDPGVSYYNCGGSGVANHYSRGCEVITRCARGD; translated from the coding sequence ATGCCCGATACTCCACCTTTCCGCTCTCTTTTCTTGGTAATGCTATTCTTCTCGCAAATCCAGCTGAAAACCTGTTCTGGGGCCTCAATTTTGGAGCTAAATCCCGTGAAAACCGGTGAATTAGATGCAATTGTGAAAAGGGTTCGTGCAGAAAAGGTTGGGGAGTGCTCAGAAGCCGAGTTGAAGATGGAATCCGAGAGTAGTCGGAGGATTTTACTGATGCAAAAGAGGTATATTAGCTACGATACTTTGAAAAAGGATTTGGTTCCGTGTGAGGATCCAGGGGTTTCATACTACAATTGTGGAGGCTCTGGCGTGGCTAACCATTACAGCAGAGGGTGTGAGGTGATTACGAGGTGTGCGAGGGGAGATTAG